A stretch of the Candidatus Micrarchaeota archaeon genome encodes the following:
- a CDS encoding 50S ribosomal protein L21e (mediates an interaction between 5S and domains II and V of 23S) has protein sequence MTRRSQGLFSGRTRHLARHHKPSRLSISETIKSFKEGDKVAIVPKGNFKNIPHPRYRGKIGKVIERRGNGYVVELNVFRAKRKLVVPALHLKKM, from the coding sequence ATGACAAGAAGATCGCAGGGTTTATTCTCTGGAAGGACAAGGCACCTTGCAAGGCACCACAAGCCCTCAAGGCTCAGCATCAGCGAGACGATAAAGAGCTTCAAGGAAGGAGACAAGGTGGCTATAGTGCCGAAGGGCAACTTCAAGAACATACCACATCCCAGGTACAGGGGCAAGATAGGCAAAGTCATAGAAAGGCGCGGCAACGGCTATGTTGTTGAGCTGAACGTCTTCAGGGCGAAGAGGAAGCTGGTGGTTCCGGCTCTGCACCTCAAGAAGATGTAA
- a CDS encoding methyltransferase domain-containing protein — translation MFIPEAYKRLKRGPQVILPKDIGMIIAYTGIGKGSECLDAGTGSGWLAVSLARICRKVTSYETREDFIRIAERNRSGEGLDNLIIKNKDFMKTVTEKDVDLVTLDMPNSNKAVRNAHKALKPDGYICGYLPHTEQVRDFVAALNRYKFRNIYTIEVIVRDMLVREEGTRPSTKGVWHTAYLVFAQKQK, via the coding sequence ATGTTCATTCCCGAAGCTTACAAGAGGCTGAAGAGGGGGCCGCAGGTGATACTGCCAAAGGACATAGGCATGATAATCGCCTATACAGGAATAGGCAAGGGCAGCGAATGCCTTGATGCTGGCACCGGGAGCGGATGGCTTGCAGTCTCATTGGCAAGGATATGCAGGAAGGTGACGAGCTACGAGACAAGGGAGGATTTCATAAGGATTGCAGAAAGGAACAGGAGCGGGGAAGGCCTTGACAACCTGATCATAAAGAACAAGGACTTCATGAAAACCGTAACCGAGAAAGACGTGGACCTTGTTACACTTGACATGCCGAATTCAAACAAAGCGGTAAGGAACGCGCACAAGGCCCTGAAGCCCGACGGGTACATATGCGGCTACCTTCCGCACACTGAGCAGGTAAGGGATTTCGTGGCCGCGCTGAACAGGTACAAATTCAGGAACATATACACAATTGAGGTAATCGTCAGGGACATGCTCGTAAGGGAGGAGGGGACAAGGCCCTCAACAAAGGGGGTATGGCACACAGCTTATCTGGTTTTCGCGCAGAAGCAGAAGTAG
- a CDS encoding DUF655 domain-containing protein — protein MESEERREEYAYVLDFMVSGKSFSNKPEPLTQLMGEERFTILEATIKPGASLGLGERVYIGREERDKILLIKSRISYDELTQTAKNELPNVVTRIVASNEKRFVEVFNNAGPLNIRQHSLELLPGIGKKHLEAIIKARNEKKFESFKDIMDRVQLLQNPSRLITDRIIAELMGNERFYMFTKPYRKREGFERY, from the coding sequence ATGGAATCAGAGGAGCGAAGGGAGGAATACGCATACGTGCTTGACTTCATGGTCAGCGGCAAGTCCTTCTCAAACAAGCCGGAGCCGCTCACCCAGCTGATGGGCGAGGAGCGCTTCACGATCCTGGAGGCAACGATCAAGCCCGGGGCCTCGCTGGGCCTGGGCGAGCGCGTGTACATAGGGAGGGAGGAGCGCGACAAGATCCTGCTCATAAAGTCGAGGATAAGCTACGACGAGCTGACGCAAACGGCCAAGAACGAGCTGCCCAACGTTGTGACAAGGATAGTCGCGTCAAACGAGAAGAGGTTCGTGGAGGTATTCAACAATGCGGGGCCGCTGAACATAAGGCAGCACTCCCTTGAGCTGCTTCCTGGCATAGGCAAGAAGCACCTTGAGGCCATAATAAAGGCAAGGAACGAGAAGAAGTTCGAGAGCTTCAAGGACATAATGGACAGGGTACAGCTGCTGCAGAACCCATCAAGGCTGATTACTGACAGGATAATAGCCGAGCTGATGGGGAATGAGCGCTTCTACATGTTCACGAAACCTTACAGGAAGAGAGAGGGATTCGAGCGTTATTGA
- a CDS encoding alpha/beta fold hydrolase yields MKGEIVSFVTKDGLKLHGFLARPGRKRGKTLIYLHGLEGTFYSSGLIKALADSLPKIGYDFLAIEQRGSYTVETRTRKKGRKYKGTITGGGFERFEECIYDIGGAIRLAGVLGSRRIILAGHSTGCQKAVYYQYKEKDRKVKGIVLLAPADDYNMQKRDLGGRFGGAVSAAKRLYRNDKYSIMPRNYIRRPFGTHRFLSFSDLKFVESRIFNYDLPRLREFGSIRQPVLAIFGSKEQFAAKPVKEYMEILERNSGAQGFSHSVIKGANHGFWKKEKETARVVADWLAKLDL; encoded by the coding sequence ATGAAAGGGGAAATAGTATCTTTTGTGACAAAGGACGGCCTGAAGCTGCACGGTTTCCTTGCAAGGCCTGGAAGAAAAAGAGGGAAAACTCTCATTTACCTGCACGGGCTTGAGGGAACATTCTACAGCAGCGGACTGATCAAGGCGCTTGCTGATTCGCTGCCAAAAATAGGCTACGATTTCCTTGCTATAGAGCAGCGTGGCAGCTACACCGTTGAAACACGGACAAGAAAAAAAGGAAGGAAGTACAAAGGCACGATCACAGGGGGAGGATTCGAAAGGTTTGAGGAATGCATATATGACATTGGCGGCGCGATAAGGCTTGCCGGCGTGTTAGGCTCAAGGCGGATAATACTCGCAGGGCACAGCACCGGCTGCCAGAAAGCGGTATATTACCAATACAAGGAGAAGGACAGAAAGGTGAAGGGCATTGTTCTCCTCGCGCCTGCTGATGATTACAACATGCAGAAAAGAGACCTCGGGGGAAGGTTTGGTGGCGCAGTAAGCGCAGCGAAAAGGCTATACAGGAATGACAAATACTCCATAATGCCAAGGAATTACATAAGAAGGCCTTTCGGGACGCACAGGTTTCTTAGCTTCTCCGATCTCAAGTTTGTTGAGAGCAGGATATTCAACTATGATCTCCCAAGGCTAAGGGAATTCGGAAGCATAAGGCAACCTGTGCTTGCAATATTCGGAAGCAAGGAGCAATTCGCCGCAAAGCCGGTAAAGGAATACATGGAAATACTTGAAAGGAATTCAGGTGCACAGGGGTTCAGCCATTCGGTAATAAAAGGGGCAAACCACGGATTTTGGAAAAAGGAGAAGGAAACCGCAAGGGTTGTTGCAGACTGGCTGGCGAAGCTTGATTTGTAG